The Streptomyces sp. NBC_00576 genome contains the following window.
CTACACGGCCGTGGAGGCCGCGGAAGGGGCCGTACGCCCCGACGGCACCGCCGACATCGCCGAGACCCTCCACATCGGCCGTATCGGCGTCCTCGACGAGGACTACTCGCCCCTCGTCATCGACTGGCGCGCGCCCGCAGCCGCGCCCTTCTACCGCTCGACCCCGGTCGACCCGGGCCGCGTGGTCCGCCGCCGCGTCATCCGCTCCAAGGGCCGGCGGGTCCTCGGCGTCGAGGACGACCTGATGCGTCCCGAGCTGAAGGCGTCCCTCGACGGCCACGAGCTCGCCGTGATCGGTGACGGCGCCCTGATGGCGGCCCTCGGCCAGGCCCGCAGCCACACCATGCGGGACATCGTGTCGTCCATCCAGGCCGAACAGGACCTGGTGATCCGCGCCCCCGCCGCCTCGGTGACGTACGTGGAGGGCGGGCCGGGAACAGGAAAGACAGCCGTCGCGCTCCACCGCGCGGCCTACCTCCTCTACCAGGACCGGCGCCGGTACGCGGGCGGCATCCTGATCGTCTCCCCGACCCCGCTCCTGGTGGCGTACACGGAGGGCGTCCTGCCGTCCCTGGGCGAGGAGGGCCAGGTCGCGATCCGCGCCATCGGCTCCCTCGTCGACGGCGCCGAGGCCACCCTGTACGACTCCCCGGCCGTGGCCCGAGCCAAGGGCTCGTACCGCATGCTCGCGGTGCTGCGGAAGGCCGCGCGGGGCGCCCTGGAGCAGTACGACTCGCCGACGGTGACGACCCGCCTGAGGGTCGTCGCCTTCGGCCGCCGTATCGAACTGGAGGCCCCGGAGCTGGCCCGCATCCGCGAGTCGGCGCTCAGCGGCACGGCTCCCGTCAACCTGCTGCGTCCCCGCGCCCGCAAGCTGCTGCTGGACGCCCTGTGGGCCCGCTCGGGCTCCCAGGGCCGGCACACGGACCCGGAACTCGCCGCGGAGCTGCGCTCCTCCTTCGACGAGGACGTCACGACCGAGGACGACTTCATCGCGTTCCTGGACGCCTGGTGGCCGGAACTGACCCCCGCGTCGGTCCTCACCGCCATGTCCGACGAGCGCCGCCTCGGCCGCTGGGCGCGCCGCATCCTCAACCCCGGCGAGGTCCGCCGGGTCGCCCGCGCCCTCAAGCGCGACGGCCTCTCGGTCCACGACGTGGCCATGCTGGATGAGCTGGGCGCGATCCTCGGCACCCCGGCCCGCCCCCGCAAGAGACGCGACCTGGACCC
Protein-coding sequences here:
- a CDS encoding HelD family protein, producing MAAQAQQETALVPVEDSSVQDSVRDREISVEQEHLDRVYRRLEEKINEAEFLMHDAAKRGQVGTPGALAERDAQVFRAGIHLNRLNNEFEDFLFGRIDLLRGMDGKKGPDGAYTAVEAAEGAVRPDGTADIAETLHIGRIGVLDEDYSPLVIDWRAPAAAPFYRSTPVDPGRVVRRRVIRSKGRRVLGVEDDLMRPELKASLDGHELAVIGDGALMAALGQARSHTMRDIVSSIQAEQDLVIRAPAASVTYVEGGPGTGKTAVALHRAAYLLYQDRRRYAGGILIVSPTPLLVAYTEGVLPSLGEEGQVAIRAIGSLVDGAEATLYDSPAVARAKGSYRMLAVLRKAARGALEQYDSPTVTTRLRVVAFGRRIELEAPELARIRESALSGTAPVNLLRPRARKLLLDALWARSGSQGRHTDPELAAELRSSFDEDVTTEDDFIAFLDAWWPELTPASVLTAMSDERRLGRWARRILNPGEVRRVARALKRDGLSVHDVAMLDELGAILGTPARPRKRRDLDPMDQLSGLEELMPVREETQRERAERLAQERTEYAHVIVDEAQDLTPMQWRMVGRRGRHATWTVVGDPAQSSWSDPDEAAQARDEALGSRPRRRFTLTVNYRNPAEIAELAAKVLALAMPGSESPRAVRSTGVEPRFVPVRGSLAQSVRDEAARLLDLVDGTVGVVVAMNRREEAARWLAGLGDRVVALGSLEAKGLEYDATVVVSPAEIADESPAGLRVLYVALTRATQQLTVVSADRDEPDARGVPDLLRD